The Pectobacterium wasabiae CFBP 3304 DNA segment GCATGCCATGCTGGCGCTGGCGATCCCCTATTGGCTGTTGTCGCCGACCATCATTAGCGTTGGATCGCTGTTGCTGGTTTATTTGCTGAGCCAGATGCTATCGTCGCTGATTTTTGTTGTGCTGATTCTGGGGTCGCATTGGGCAAAAGGGACGTTCTATCAGGCACCGGAAGACGGCCTATTCAAGCATGGTCGCTACCAGCACGTTTTTTCCACCACGGTAGATTGGACTACCCATCCCGAATGGCTGGGTTACTGGTTGGGGCAGCTCAATATGCACCTGACCCACCATATTTTCCCCAACTGGAATCATCGACACTATCCCGCGCTATCAAAAATTATTGCGGACGTTGCCCCGCGTCACGGCATTGATTATCAGTGCATTACGCTGAAAGTGATTTTGGCTGAGCAGCAGCGCTTTCTTAAAAAGATGGGAAAAGGTCGCTAAAAACAGTTTGTTCTCCATTTTTATCAATATTTTAGGTTTTTATCTGTATTCAAGGAGCGATACTTCATGCGTTATTTATCTCTGGTCGTTTCATCCCTGCTGTTCTTTTTCACCTCGTCCGTCTGGGCGATGGATTGCAGCAAGGCCAGCACAGACACCGAGAAAATGATTTGCGCCAGCATCCGCCTACAGCAGCTCGATGCAGTATTAAATCAGGCGTCTCAGGGTTACGTGAAAAAGGCAGACAAAGCACAGACGCGCCAAGAGCAGAGCGCCTGGCTGGCCGAACGTGACCGCTGTAAGGATGACATTTGTCTGGGAAATGTGATGGTTTCTCGTATTCAGGCGCTGTCCAGTAGTGAGAATATCTCCCTGATTACACAGGCATCAGACCAGTGGGACTTCGTTCTCAGCGTGGCGACGTGCACGCTCGACCCTTCTTATTCAACCTGCGAAGGCCCCGGCACGCTGGATATTTTTAAGAAAGGACGTGGCGATCTGTTCCAGCGTATCACGATGGAAAATATGTTTATCTTACTGAACACGAAGGGCGAAGTGACGGCGAATCTGGTTGAAGCCGGCGGTGA contains these protein-coding regions:
- a CDS encoding lysozyme inhibitor LprI family protein, encoding MRYLSLVVSSLLFFFTSSVWAMDCSKASTDTEKMICASIRLQQLDAVLNQASQGYVKKADKAQTRQEQSAWLAERDRCKDDICLGNVMVSRIQALSSSENISLITQASDQWDFVLSVATCTLDPSYSTCEGPGTLDIFKKGRGDLFQRITMENMFILLNTKGEVTANLVEAGGENNSGLMIDDANFDHHADILLRTGINEASGGSSYDVYLFDVEKQQFALNAPLTELASSDLSLFDIDEKSKTITTVAKSPCCWFQSFTYQVVNNKPVLIVETTEAYSEEKQATVVTTRELVGGKWKVTEEVAESDEP